The region GGACCACGCCGCTCACCACGCGATCGAGCCTGTGAACGGCGTGAAGGAAGACGTTTCCCCTCTTCCCTTTGCTCGTCCGGATGTACTCCTTCGCCCTCTCCTCCAAGCTTTCGCAGGGCGTGCCGCTCGGCTGGGTGAGGAGTCCCGCCGGTTTGGCGAGGGCGAGGAGGTGGTTGTCTTCGAAAAGGATCCGGACCCCCGAGGGAGGGCCCGCGTCCGGCGTCACGCTCCGCCCTCCGCGGCGCCGGTGCGCCAGCGGGCGTAGGCGCCGCTCGGGAGCGGGAGGACCTCCGGGCCGCCGGTGAGGAGCATCTCTCCGGTCTCCAACTTCCCGCCGAAGCGGGCCTTCACCGAGGCGAGCAGGTTGCCGAGTACGCGGGGGGAATACTCCGGCGTGTGACAGGTGAGTAGGACGAAGGAGGGCTTGTCCGAGAGAAGCCTCTCGGAGAGTTCCATGAGGCGGGCGATCCCGTCGCGGATCTTGAACACTTCGCCGCGGCGCCCGCGCCCGAAGGAGGGGGGGTCGAGAATAAGGCCGTCGTATTTCCTTCCCCGTTTCGCTTCGCGGCCGAGGAATTTGATCGCGTCGTCCACGATCCAGCGGATCGGCGCGCCGGCGAGACCGCAGAGTTCCGCGTTCTCGGCGGCCCGTTCGACCATTCCCCGCGATGCGTCGAGATGGCACACCTCGGCGCCCCCCTGAGCCGCCGCAAGAGTGGAGCCCCCCGAGTAGGCGAAAAGATTGAGGACGCGGCAGGGGGCGGCGGCGCGACGGCGGATCCAGGACCACTGGCCGCTCTGCTCGGGGAAGACCCCGACATGCCCGAAATCCGTGGCGGAGAGGTGGAGACGGATTCCCTCGATCGTCACGACCCAGCGTTCGGGAAGGGCGGATCGGTTCTGCCAGCGGTTCCCGTCGCTTCGGTCGAAGGATGCGTCCGCCTTCGACCAGGCCGCGCGGGAAAGGCGCCTCTTCCACGCCGCCTGGGCGGCGGGCCGGACCAGAACATAAGATCCGAACCGTTCCAGTTTGAAGCCTTCACCGCTGTCGATCAGTTCGTAGTCGCTCATGGCCGCCTCCGGCGCGGTGGGTGCCCGCCCCTAAAGAATAGCGGGAAGAAACGCGATTCACGAGCCTTTCCGGGGTCCGCGGCGGATGGGGTCGCTCAGCGGGAGCCTCCGAAACTCACGATCGGGCGGGAGGCGACCTGACCGTGGACGTTGCACTGGGTCAGCGGCTCCGTCCCTTCGAGGAAGACCTCGTCGTAGGCGCCCGGACAGGAGGGAGAGGCGAGGAAGCCCGTTTCGGGGCAGATCCGGCGTTTCACCACGCCATCGGCGAGGGGAAAACCCCCTTCTCGGGTGGAATCGCTCACGGCGGTAACGAAGGAAACCCAGATCGGTTGCGCGGCGACGGCGCCGTTCATGTTCGTCCCCATGTTGATCTTTTCCTCGAAGCCGACCCACACGCCGGTGACCGTCTCGGGCGTGAAGCCGATGAACCAGGCGTTGGTGTAGTTGTCGTATGTGCCGGTCTTTCCCGCCGCCGGACCTTTCCACCCCGCCTGCCGGATGCGATAGCCGGTCCCCTGCCAGTCGCAAACGCTCTCCAGAAGGCTCGTCATCACCGAGGCGAGCGCCGCCGGGATCACTTCCTCCGCCTGGTTTTCCCGCTCATAGAGGAGCTTTCCGTTCCGGTCCTCGATGCGGAGAACCGCCGTCGGCTCCACCAGAATCCCGCCGTTGCGAAAGACGCTGTACGCCGTGGTCAGTTCGAGAAGATTCACCTCCGGGCTGCCGAGGGCGATCGAGGGAACGGGTTGGATCGGCGATACGATCCCGAGGCGGTGGGCGGTCTCCACGACCTTGTCCGGACCGACGGCGAGGCAAAGCTTGGTCGCCGGCAGGTTGATCGACTTGGCGAAAGCGGTCCGCAGGCTCACCAGGCCGTTGTATTTGCGATAGTAATTATGCGGGCGCCAGGAGGTGCCGTCCGCCTCGGGGAGGACCACCGGCGAGTCGAGAACGAGATCCGACGCGCGATACCCCTCCGCGAGGGCGGTGGTGAACACGAACAGTTTGAACGCCGAACCGGGCTGTCGCGGCGCTTGGGTCGCCCGGTTCCAGTTCGTCTCCTCGTAGCTGCGCCCGCCGACCATCGCCCGAATGTAGCCGCTCTCCGGCTCGAGGGCGAGGAGGGCCCCCTGGATGTACTCCGGCTTCCCCTTCTTCTCCAGAGCGAGATAGTCCTCCCGGGTCTGCGGGTAGGCGCGCTCCTTTTCCACCCGGGCGAGGTGGGTCTCCACCGCCGCCTCGGCGGCGCGTTGCTGGACCGGATCGAGGGTCGTGTAGACCCGGAGCCCGCGGAGCATGTATTCCTCCGGCGGGAAGCGGGACTCGACGAACTTGCGCACGTACTCCACGAAGTACCCGGACTCGAACTTCCGTCCCGATCCCCGGGCGAGGGCGAGGGGCTGCGCGTCGGCGGAGTCCGCCTCCTCTCGCGTGACGATCCCCTGGTCGACCATCACGTTCAGCACCACCGACCGCCTGCGGAGAGCCAGGTCCGGGTTCTTGTTGGGCGGGTAATCGATCGGGTTGCGGATGATGCCGGCGATGAGGGCGCTTTCGGAGAGATCGATCTCCTCTACGTGCTTGCCGAAATAGGTGCGCGCCGCCGCCTCGACGCCGTAGGCGCGCTGGCCGAGAAAGATGTGATTCAGATACATCTCGAGGATCTCGTCCTTGGTGTATCTTTTCTCGATCTCCATGGCGAGGAGCGCTTCGCGGATTTTGCGGGTGTAGGTCTGCGC is a window of Candidatus Eisenbacteria bacterium DNA encoding:
- a CDS encoding PBP1A family penicillin-binding protein → MPFSSNRLAIFLLVLVCLTAGAGAGFVRWLQNGLPPLGRLERIEPPIKTLFFAADGDTLAEFYEYNRVLVPLERVPDRLVRAILAMEDRKFYDHWGVDMRSVMRAMILNLRAGRVVQGASTITQQLARNLFIHEESGWMAQTYTRKIREALLAMEIEKRYTKDEILEMYLNHIFLGQRAYGVEAAARTYFGKHVEEIDLSESALIAGIIRNPIDYPPNKNPDLALRRRSVVLNVMVDQGIVTREEADSADAQPLALARGSGRKFESGYFVEYVRKFVESRFPPEEYMLRGLRVYTTLDPVQQRAAEAAVETHLARVEKERAYPQTREDYLALEKKGKPEYIQGALLALEPESGYIRAMVGGRSYEETNWNRATQAPRQPGSAFKLFVFTTALAEGYRASDLVLDSPVVLPEADGTSWRPHNYYRKYNGLVSLRTAFAKSINLPATKLCLAVGPDKVVETAHRLGIVSPIQPVPSIALGSPEVNLLELTTAYSVFRNGGILVEPTAVLRIEDRNGKLLYERENQAEEVIPAALASVMTSLLESVCDWQGTGYRIRQAGWKGPAAGKTGTYDNYTNAWFIGFTPETVTGVWVGFEEKINMGTNMNGAVAAQPIWVSFVTAVSDSTREGGFPLADGVVKRRICPETGFLASPSCPGAYDEVFLEGTEPLTQCNVHGQVASRPIVSFGGSR
- a CDS encoding class I SAM-dependent methyltransferase, producing MSDYELIDSGEGFKLERFGSYVLVRPAAQAAWKRRLSRAAWSKADASFDRSDGNRWQNRSALPERWVVTIEGIRLHLSATDFGHVGVFPEQSGQWSWIRRRAAAPCRVLNLFAYSGGSTLAAAQGGAEVCHLDASRGMVERAAENAELCGLAGAPIRWIVDDAIKFLGREAKRGRKYDGLILDPPSFGRGRRGEVFKIRDGIARLMELSERLLSDKPSFVLLTCHTPEYSPRVLGNLLASVKARFGGKLETGEMLLTGGPEVLPLPSGAYARWRTGAAEGGA